The following coding sequences lie in one Hippopotamus amphibius kiboko isolate mHipAmp2 chromosome 7, mHipAmp2.hap2, whole genome shotgun sequence genomic window:
- the ZNF513 gene encoding zinc finger protein 513 isoform X2 encodes MGFERDSEGDSLGARPGLPYGLSDDESGGGRALSAESEVEEPARGPGEARGERPGPACQLCGGPTGEGPCCGAGGPGGGPPLPPRLLYSCRLCAFVSHYSSHLKRHMQTHSGEKPFRCGRCPYASAQLVNLTRHTRTHTGEKPYRCPHCPFACSSLGNLRRHQRTHAGPPTPPCPTCGFRCCAPRPTRPPSPTEQEGAVPRRPEDALLLPDLSLHVPPGGASFLPDCGQLRGEGEGLCGTGSEPLPELLFPWTCRNCGQELEEGEGSRLGAATCGRCMRGEAGGAARGGPQGPSDKGFACSLCPFATHYPNHLARHMKTHSGEKPFRCARCPYASAHLDNLKRHQRVHTGEKPYKCPLCPYACGNLANLKRHGRIHSGDKPFRCSLCNYSCNQSMNLKRHMLRHTGEKPFRCTTCAYTTGHWDNYKRHQKVHGHGGAGGPGLSTSEGWAPPHSPPSVLSSRGPTALGAAGSRALHTDSP; translated from the exons GAGACTCTCTGGGGGCCAGGCCTGGGCTTCCCTACGGGCTGAGCGACGACGAGTCTGGGGGCGGCCGGGCACTAAGTGCGGAGAGTGAAGTTGAGGAGCCAGCCAGGGGTCCAGGGGAGGCCAGGGGTGAGAGGCCAGGCCCAGCCTGCCAGCTGTGTGGGGGGCCCACAGGTGAGGGGCCGTGTTGCGGGGCAGGAGGGCCGGGTGGGGGGCCCCCGCTGCCCCCACGGCTACTATACTCATGCCGTCTCTGCGCCTTCGTGTCCCACTACTCGAGCCACCTGAAGCggcacatgcagacacacagcGGGGAGAAGCCGTTCCGCTGTGGCCGCTGCCCCTACGCCTCAGCCCAGCTCGTCAACCTGACGCGACATACCCGCACCCACACTGGCGAGAAGCCCTACCGCTGTCCCCACTGCCCCTTTGCCTGCAGCAGCCTGGGCAACCTGAGGCGGCATCAGCGCACCCATGCGGGGCCCCCCACTCCTCCCTGCCCGACCTGTGGCTTCCGCTGCTGTGCTCCACGTCCTACCCGGCCTCCCAGTCCCACAGAGCAGGAGGGGGCAGTGCCCCGGCGACCTGAAG ATGCCCTGCTGCTTCCAGATTTGAGCCTCCATGTGCCACCAGGTGGTGCCAGTTTCCTGCCAGACTGTGGGCAGCtgcggggtgaaggggaaggcCTATGTGGGACTGGATCAGAACCACTGCCAGAGCTGCTGTTCCCTTGGACCTGCCGGAACTGTGGACAAGAGCTGGAAGAGGGGGAGGGTAGTCGGCTGGGAGCGGCCACGTGCGGGCGCTGCATGCGAGGAGAGGCTGGAGGTGCTGCCCGTGGGGGACCCCAGGGCCCCAGTGACAAAGGCTTTGCCTGTAGCCTCTGCCCCTTTGCCACTCACTATCCCAACCACTTGGCTCGGCACATGAAGACACACAGTGGTGAGAAGCCCTTCCGCTGTGCCCGCTGTCCCTATGCCTCTGCTCATCTGGACAACCTGAAACGGCACCAGCGCgtccacacaggagagaagccctaCAAGTGCCCCCTCTGCCCCTATGCCTGTGGCAACCTGGCCAACCTCAAGCGTCACGGTCGAATCCACTCTGGGGACAAACCTTTTCGGTGTAGTCTTTGCAACTACAGCTGCAACCAGAGCATGAACCTCAAACGCCACATGCTGCGGCACACAGGCGAGAAGCCCTTCCGCTGCACCACCTGCGCCTACACCACGGGCCACTGGGACAACTACAAACGGCACCAGAAGGTGCACGGCCATGGTGGGGCAGGAGGGCCTGGCCTCTCCACCTCTGAGGGCTGGGCCCCACCTCACAGTCCCCCCTCTGTTCTGAGCTCTCGGGGCCCGACAGCCCTGGGTGCCGCTGGTAGCCGAGCTCTCCATACGGACTCACCCTGA
- the SNX17 gene encoding sorting nexin-17 isoform X2 encodes MQAVRQDPLLGSSETFNSFLRRAQQETQQVPTEEVSLEVLLSNGQKVLVNVQTSDQTEDVLEAVAAKLDLPDDLIGYFSLFLVREKEDGAFSFVRKLQEFELPYVSVTSLRSQEYKIVLRKSYWDSAYDDDVMENRVGLNLLYAQTVSDIERGWILVTKEQQRQLRSLQEKVSKKEFLRLAQTLRHYGYLRFDACVADFPEKDCPVVVSAGNSELSLQLRLPGQQLREGSFRVTRMRCWRVTSSVPLPSGGTGSPGRGRGEVRLELAFEYLMSKDRLQWVTITSPQAIMMSICLQSMVDELMVKKSGGSIRKMLRRRVGGTLRRSDSQQAVKSPPLLESPDASREPMVKLSSKLSAVSLRGIGTPSTDASASDVHGNFAFEGIGDEDL; translated from the exons ATGCAAGCTG TTCGGCAAGACCCATTGCTTGGAAGCAGTGAGACCTTCAATAGTTTCCTGCGTCGGGCACAACAG GAGACACAGCAGGTCCCCACAGAAGAGGTCTCTTTGGAAGTGCTGCTCAGCAACGGGCAGAAAGTTCTGGTCAATGTGCAAACTTCAGATCAGACTGAGGATGTCCTGGAG GCTGTGGCTGCAAAGCTGGATCTTCCAGATGACCTGATCGGATACTTTAGTCTCTTTCTAGTTCGAGAAAAAGAGGATGGAGCCTTTTCGT TTGTACGGAAGTTGCAAGAGTTTGAGCTGCCTTATGTGTCTGTTACCAGTCTTCGGAGTCAAGAGTATAAGATTGTGTTAAGGAAGAG TTATTGGGACTCTGCCTATGATGACGATGTCATGGAGAACCGGGTTGGCCTGAACCTGCTTTATGCTCAG ACAGTATCAGACATTGAGCGTGGGTGGATTCTGGTCACCAAGGAGCAGCAGCGGCAGCTCCGATCACTGCAAGAGAAGGTCTCCAAGAAGGAG TTCCTGCGGCTGGCCCAGACGCTGCGGCACTATGGCTACTTGCGCTTCGACGCCTGTGTGGCTGACTTCCCAGAGAAGGACTGTCCAGTAGTGGTGAGCGCAGGCAACAGTGAGCTCAGCCTCCAGCTCCGCCTGCCTGGCCAGCAACTCCGTGAAGGCTCCTTCCGGGTCACCCGCATGCGGTGCTGGCgggtcacctcctct gTGCCATTGCCCAGCGGAGGCACAGGCAGCCCAGGTCGGGGCCGGGGTGAGGTGCGCCTGGAACTGGCTTTTGAATACCTCATGAGCAAGGACCGGCTGCAGTGGGTCACCATCACCAGCCCCCAG GCTATCATGATGAGCATCTGCTTGCAGTCCATGGTAGATGAACTGATGGTGAAGAAGTCCGGCGGCAGTATCAGGAAG ATGCTACGCCGGCGGGTAGGGGGCACCCTGAGACGCTCAGACAGCCAGCAAGCAGTGAAGTCCCCACCGCTGCTT gagTCACCTGATGCCAGCCGGGAGCCCATGGTCAAACTCTCA AGCAAGCTGAGTGCCGTGAGCTTGCGGGGGATTGGCACTCCCAGTACAGATGCCAGTGCCAGTGACGTCCACGGCAATTTCGCCTTCGAGGGCATTGGAGATGAGGATCTGTGA
- the SNX17 gene encoding sorting nexin-17 isoform X1: MHFSIPETESRSGDSGGSAYVAYNIHVNGVLHCRVRYSQLLGLHEQLRKEYGANVLPAFPPKKLFSLTPAEVEQRREQLEKYMQAVRQDPLLGSSETFNSFLRRAQQETQQVPTEEVSLEVLLSNGQKVLVNVQTSDQTEDVLEAVAAKLDLPDDLIGYFSLFLVREKEDGAFSFVRKLQEFELPYVSVTSLRSQEYKIVLRKSYWDSAYDDDVMENRVGLNLLYAQTVSDIERGWILVTKEQQRQLRSLQEKVSKKEFLRLAQTLRHYGYLRFDACVADFPEKDCPVVVSAGNSELSLQLRLPGQQLREGSFRVTRMRCWRVTSSVPLPSGGTGSPGRGRGEVRLELAFEYLMSKDRLQWVTITSPQAIMMSICLQSMVDELMVKKSGGSIRKMLRRRVGGTLRRSDSQQAVKSPPLLESPDASREPMVKLSSKLSAVSLRGIGTPSTDASASDVHGNFAFEGIGDEDL, from the exons ATGCACTTTTCCATTCCTGAAACCGAGTCCCGCAGCGGGGACAGCGGCGGCTCCGCCTACGTG GCCTATAACATTCACGTGAATGGAGTCCTGCATTGTCGGGTGCGCTACAGCCAGCTCCTGGGGCTGCACGAGCAG CTACGGAAGGAGTATGGGGCCAATGTGCTTCCTGCATTTCCCCCAAAGAAGCTTTTCTCTTTGACACCTGCTGAGGTAGAACAGAGGAGAGAGCAGTTAGAGAAGTACATGCAAGCTG TTCGGCAAGACCCATTGCTTGGAAGCAGTGAGACCTTCAATAGTTTCCTGCGTCGGGCACAACAG GAGACACAGCAGGTCCCCACAGAAGAGGTCTCTTTGGAAGTGCTGCTCAGCAACGGGCAGAAAGTTCTGGTCAATGTGCAAACTTCAGATCAGACTGAGGATGTCCTGGAG GCTGTGGCTGCAAAGCTGGATCTTCCAGATGACCTGATCGGATACTTTAGTCTCTTTCTAGTTCGAGAAAAAGAGGATGGAGCCTTTTCGT TTGTACGGAAGTTGCAAGAGTTTGAGCTGCCTTATGTGTCTGTTACCAGTCTTCGGAGTCAAGAGTATAAGATTGTGTTAAGGAAGAG TTATTGGGACTCTGCCTATGATGACGATGTCATGGAGAACCGGGTTGGCCTGAACCTGCTTTATGCTCAG ACAGTATCAGACATTGAGCGTGGGTGGATTCTGGTCACCAAGGAGCAGCAGCGGCAGCTCCGATCACTGCAAGAGAAGGTCTCCAAGAAGGAG TTCCTGCGGCTGGCCCAGACGCTGCGGCACTATGGCTACTTGCGCTTCGACGCCTGTGTGGCTGACTTCCCAGAGAAGGACTGTCCAGTAGTGGTGAGCGCAGGCAACAGTGAGCTCAGCCTCCAGCTCCGCCTGCCTGGCCAGCAACTCCGTGAAGGCTCCTTCCGGGTCACCCGCATGCGGTGCTGGCgggtcacctcctct gTGCCATTGCCCAGCGGAGGCACAGGCAGCCCAGGTCGGGGCCGGGGTGAGGTGCGCCTGGAACTGGCTTTTGAATACCTCATGAGCAAGGACCGGCTGCAGTGGGTCACCATCACCAGCCCCCAG GCTATCATGATGAGCATCTGCTTGCAGTCCATGGTAGATGAACTGATGGTGAAGAAGTCCGGCGGCAGTATCAGGAAG ATGCTACGCCGGCGGGTAGGGGGCACCCTGAGACGCTCAGACAGCCAGCAAGCAGTGAAGTCCCCACCGCTGCTT gagTCACCTGATGCCAGCCGGGAGCCCATGGTCAAACTCTCA AGCAAGCTGAGTGCCGTGAGCTTGCGGGGGATTGGCACTCCCAGTACAGATGCCAGTGCCAGTGACGTCCACGGCAATTTCGCCTTCGAGGGCATTGGAGATGAGGATCTGTGA